The genomic DNA CGCCGGCGTGCGGGTCGTCGACATGGCCGTCGACGCCGACCCGGCCGAGTTCCCCGAGGACGTCGTGCGGCACCGGGTGCGGCGCGGCTCCGGGCGGATCGACATCGAGAACGCGCTCACCGAGGCCGAGGCCGTGCAGGCCTTCCGGGCCGGCGTCGCCGTCGCCGACGAGGAGGCCGACGCCGGCACCGACCTGGTGCTGCTCGGCGACCTCGGGGTCGGCTCGACCACCGTCGCCGCCGTGCTGGTCGGCGCGCTGTGCGGCACCGACGCGGCCGCCGTCACCGGGCGCGGCTCCGGGATCGACGACCGGGTGTGGATGGTCAAGTGCGCCACCGTGCGCGACGCGCTGCGCCGCGCACGGCCGGTGCTCGGCGACCAGATCGCCCTGCTGGCCGCCACCGGCGGCGCGGACTTCGCGGCGCTCACCGGCTTCCTGCTGCAGGCGTCGGTGCGCAAGCTCCCCGTGGTGCTGGACGGCGTGGTCACCGCGGCGTGCGCGCTGGTCGCGCAGCGGATCGCGTTCCGGGCCCCCGAGTGGTGGCGGGCCGGCACCGCGAGCGGCGAGCCCGCCCAGCTGAAGGCGTACGACCGGCTGACCCTGACGGCGCTTCAGGAACTCGGCGTCACGATGGGCGAGGGCACCGGCGCGGTGCTCGCGCTGCCGCTGCTCCAGGCCGCCTCCGACACGCTGGCCGAGCCGACGGCCGTGCCGTCCGCGAAGCCGCTCGCCCCCCG from Kitasatospora terrestris includes the following:
- a CDS encoding nicotinate-nucleotide--dimethylbenzimidazole phosphoribosyltransferase, whose amino-acid sequence is MDTTVDLDTFSSAVERPDEGARRAAEERWQQLVVPAGGLGRLQELGAWLASVQGEAPTRPLAAAKVLLFAGDHGVASLGVSRLDPRTGTADRVRAVLDGTAPVAVLARRYGAGVRVVDMAVDADPAEFPEDVVRHRVRRGSGRIDIENALTEAEAVQAFRAGVAVADEEADAGTDLVLLGDLGVGSTTVAAVLVGALCGTDAAAVTGRGSGIDDRVWMVKCATVRDALRRARPVLGDQIALLAATGGADFAALTGFLLQASVRKLPVVLDGVVTAACALVAQRIAFRAPEWWRAGTASGEPAQLKAYDRLTLTALQELGVTMGEGTGAVLALPLLQAASDTLAEPTAVPSAKPLAPRAPAKLPTAAELLGRF